One segment of Lathamus discolor isolate bLatDis1 unplaced genomic scaffold, bLatDis1.hap1 Scaffold_200, whole genome shotgun sequence DNA contains the following:
- the NECTIN4 gene encoding nectin-4 isoform X1, producing MYAHVCAKRAQVHECASPSVCERARALAGRAGVVEVQRSVTAVLGQDVVLPCRYRAQEQEHVVQVTWLKRGPGGSSAEVAVLNREHGEHVQEPYAGRVMRRAGGPLEDGAIVLRNAVQGDEGDYECHLITFPMGSFEGRLTLKVLVPPLPILNPGPPLEEGQGRTLAASCTAEGSPVPSVRWETDVRGTNATRRSEHARSASVTSEFFLVPGRSMNGKSLTCVVEHPGLRHEKRITHLLSVAYLSDASVLGHTEEWQEGMEGAALTCLGDGNPPPTYNWTRLDAPLPAGVRVKGDTLIFQRPLAVADAGDYICHVSNRVAAKEARANVSIRSRVADDEVRKVDLVSASVVVVGVIAAVLLCVLVVVVVVMTLYHKRKTKRISEKYEEELTLTRENSIRRLHSSHSTDTRAQLEETLQLRAESRQGSLRGDSLRGDSLRGTSICSAMSEEPEGRSYSTLSTVREIETQTEVPAAPPGKEPKEEEEDGGGEDPIKQAMTHFVQENGMLQAKPTTNGIYINGRGHLV from the exons ATGTACGCACACGTGTGTGCGAAGCGCGCCCAAGTGCACGAGTGTGCAAGCCCAAGCGTGTGCGAGCGTGCCCGTGCCCTCGCAGGCCGCGCCGGCGTGGTGGAGGTGCAGCGCAGCGTGACGGCGGTGCTGGGCCAGGACGTGGTGCTGCCGTGCCGGTACCGGGCGCAGGAGCAGGAGCACGTGGTGCAGGTGACGTGGCTGAAGCGGGGCCCCGGCGGGAGCAGCGCCGAGGTGGCCGTGCTCAACCGGGAGCACGGGGAGCACGTGCAGGAGCCCTACGCCGGGCGCGTGATGCGGAGGGCGGGAGGGCCGCTGGAGGACGGCGCCATCGTCCTGCGCAACGCGGTGCAGGGCGACGAGGGCGACTACGAGTGTCACCTCATCACCTTCCCCATGGGCAGCTTCGAGGGGCGCCTCACGCTCAAGGTGCTGG TGCCGCCGCTGCCCATCCTGAACCCGGGGCCGCCGCTGGAGGAGGGTCAGGGCCGGACGCTGGCGGCCTCGTGCACGGCCGAGGGCAGCCCTGTGCCCTCCGTGCGCTGGGAGACCGACGTGCGCGGCACCAACGCCACGCGCCGGTCGGAGCACGCCCGCTCCGCATCCGTCACCAGCGAGTTCTTCCTGGTGCCCGGGCGCAGCATGAACGGGAAGAGCCTCACGTGCGTGGTGGAGCACCCCGGCCTGCGCCACGAGAAGAGGATCACGCACCTCCTCAGCGTTGCCT ACCTCTCGGACGCGTCGGTGCTGGGGCACACGGAGGAGTGGCaggaggggatggagggggcGGCGCTGACCTGCCTGGGGGACggcaaccccccccccacctaCAACTGGACGCG GTTGGACGCGCCGCTGCCCGCCGGGGTGCGGGTGAAGGGGGACACCCTCATCTTCCAGCGGCCGCTGGCCGTGGCCGACGCCGGGGATTACATTTGCCACGTGTCCAACCGCGTGGCTGCCAAGGAGGCGAGAGCCAACGTCAGCATCAGGAGCAGGGTGGCCG ATGATGAGGTGCGGAAGGTGGACCTGGTCTCGGCCtcggtggtggtggtgggcgTCATCGCCGCCGTCCTGCTCtgcgtcctcgtcgtcgtcgtGGTCGTCATGACCCTCTACCACAAGCGCAAGACCAAGCGCATCTCTGAGAAGTA tgaggaggagctgaCCCTCACCCGGGAGAACTCCATCCGCCGCCTGCACTCGAGCCACAGCACGGACACACGCGCCCAG CTGGAGGAGACGCTGCAGCTGCGGGCCGAGAGCCGCCAGGGCAGCCTGCGGGGGGACAGCCTGCGGGGGGACAGCCTGCGCGGCACCAGCATCTGCTCCGCCATG AGCGAGGAGCCCGAGGGCCGCAGTTACTCCACGCTCTCGACCGTGCGGGAGATCGAGACCCAGACCGAGGTCCCGGCGGCGCCGCCGGGGAAGGAgcccaaggaggaggaggaggatggcgGCGGCGAGGACCCCATCAAGCAGGCCATGACCCACTTCGTGCAGGAGAACGGGATGCTCCAGGCCAAGCCCACCACCAACGGCATCTACATCAACGGCCGCGGGCACCTCGTGTGA
- the NECTIN4 gene encoding nectin-4 isoform X3, whose protein sequence is MYAHVCAKRAQVHECASPSVCERARALAGRAGVVEVQRSVTAVLGQDVVLPCRYRAQEQEHVVQVTWLKRGPGGSSAEVAVLNREHGEHVQEPYAGRVMRRAGGPLEDGAIVLRNAVQGDEGDYECHLITFPMGSFEGRLTLKVLDLSDASVLGHTEEWQEGMEGAALTCLGDGNPPPTYNWTRLDAPLPAGVRVKGDTLIFQRPLAVADAGDYICHVSNRVAAKEARANVSIRSRVADDEVRKVDLVSASVVVVGVIAAVLLCVLVVVVVVMTLYHKRKTKRISEKYEEELTLTRENSIRRLHSSHSTDTRAQLEETLQLRAESRQGSLRGDSLRGDSLRGTSICSAMSEEPEGRSYSTLSTVREIETQTEVPAAPPGKEPKEEEEDGGGEDPIKQAMTHFVQENGMLQAKPTTNGIYINGRGHLV, encoded by the exons ATGTACGCACACGTGTGTGCGAAGCGCGCCCAAGTGCACGAGTGTGCAAGCCCAAGCGTGTGCGAGCGTGCCCGTGCCCTCGCAGGCCGCGCCGGCGTGGTGGAGGTGCAGCGCAGCGTGACGGCGGTGCTGGGCCAGGACGTGGTGCTGCCGTGCCGGTACCGGGCGCAGGAGCAGGAGCACGTGGTGCAGGTGACGTGGCTGAAGCGGGGCCCCGGCGGGAGCAGCGCCGAGGTGGCCGTGCTCAACCGGGAGCACGGGGAGCACGTGCAGGAGCCCTACGCCGGGCGCGTGATGCGGAGGGCGGGAGGGCCGCTGGAGGACGGCGCCATCGTCCTGCGCAACGCGGTGCAGGGCGACGAGGGCGACTACGAGTGTCACCTCATCACCTTCCCCATGGGCAGCTTCGAGGGGCGCCTCACGCTCAAGGTGCTGG ACCTCTCGGACGCGTCGGTGCTGGGGCACACGGAGGAGTGGCaggaggggatggagggggcGGCGCTGACCTGCCTGGGGGACggcaaccccccccccacctaCAACTGGACGCG GTTGGACGCGCCGCTGCCCGCCGGGGTGCGGGTGAAGGGGGACACCCTCATCTTCCAGCGGCCGCTGGCCGTGGCCGACGCCGGGGATTACATTTGCCACGTGTCCAACCGCGTGGCTGCCAAGGAGGCGAGAGCCAACGTCAGCATCAGGAGCAGGGTGGCCG ATGATGAGGTGCGGAAGGTGGACCTGGTCTCGGCCtcggtggtggtggtgggcgTCATCGCCGCCGTCCTGCTCtgcgtcctcgtcgtcgtcgtGGTCGTCATGACCCTCTACCACAAGCGCAAGACCAAGCGCATCTCTGAGAAGTA tgaggaggagctgaCCCTCACCCGGGAGAACTCCATCCGCCGCCTGCACTCGAGCCACAGCACGGACACACGCGCCCAG CTGGAGGAGACGCTGCAGCTGCGGGCCGAGAGCCGCCAGGGCAGCCTGCGGGGGGACAGCCTGCGGGGGGACAGCCTGCGCGGCACCAGCATCTGCTCCGCCATG AGCGAGGAGCCCGAGGGCCGCAGTTACTCCACGCTCTCGACCGTGCGGGAGATCGAGACCCAGACCGAGGTCCCGGCGGCGCCGCCGGGGAAGGAgcccaaggaggaggaggaggatggcgGCGGCGAGGACCCCATCAAGCAGGCCATGACCCACTTCGTGCAGGAGAACGGGATGCTCCAGGCCAAGCCCACCACCAACGGCATCTACATCAACGGCCGCGGGCACCTCGTGTGA
- the NECTIN4 gene encoding nectin-4 isoform X2, with the protein MRPGKPFLPPLLALFFLLLLLAATGRAGVVEVQRSVTAVLGQDVVLPCRYRAQEQEHVVQVTWLKRGPGGSSAEVAVLNREHGEHVQEPYAGRVMRRAGGPLEDGAIVLRNAVQGDEGDYECHLITFPMGSFEGRLTLKVLVPPLPILNPGPPLEEGQGRTLAASCTAEGSPVPSVRWETDVRGTNATRRSEHARSASVTSEFFLVPGRSMNGKSLTCVVEHPGLRHEKRITHLLSVAYLSDASVLGHTEEWQEGMEGAALTCLGDGNPPPTYNWTRLDAPLPAGVRVKGDTLIFQRPLAVADAGDYICHVSNRVAAKEARANVSIRSRVADDEVRKVDLVSASVVVVGVIAAVLLCVLVVVVVVMTLYHKRKTKRISEKYEEELTLTRENSIRRLHSSHSTDTRAQLEETLQLRAESRQGSLRGDSLRGDSLRGTSICSAMSEEPEGRSYSTLSTVREIETQTEVPAAPPGKEPKEEEEDGGGEDPIKQAMTHFVQENGMLQAKPTTNGIYINGRGHLV; encoded by the exons GCCGCGCCGGCGTGGTGGAGGTGCAGCGCAGCGTGACGGCGGTGCTGGGCCAGGACGTGGTGCTGCCGTGCCGGTACCGGGCGCAGGAGCAGGAGCACGTGGTGCAGGTGACGTGGCTGAAGCGGGGCCCCGGCGGGAGCAGCGCCGAGGTGGCCGTGCTCAACCGGGAGCACGGGGAGCACGTGCAGGAGCCCTACGCCGGGCGCGTGATGCGGAGGGCGGGAGGGCCGCTGGAGGACGGCGCCATCGTCCTGCGCAACGCGGTGCAGGGCGACGAGGGCGACTACGAGTGTCACCTCATCACCTTCCCCATGGGCAGCTTCGAGGGGCGCCTCACGCTCAAGGTGCTGG TGCCGCCGCTGCCCATCCTGAACCCGGGGCCGCCGCTGGAGGAGGGTCAGGGCCGGACGCTGGCGGCCTCGTGCACGGCCGAGGGCAGCCCTGTGCCCTCCGTGCGCTGGGAGACCGACGTGCGCGGCACCAACGCCACGCGCCGGTCGGAGCACGCCCGCTCCGCATCCGTCACCAGCGAGTTCTTCCTGGTGCCCGGGCGCAGCATGAACGGGAAGAGCCTCACGTGCGTGGTGGAGCACCCCGGCCTGCGCCACGAGAAGAGGATCACGCACCTCCTCAGCGTTGCCT ACCTCTCGGACGCGTCGGTGCTGGGGCACACGGAGGAGTGGCaggaggggatggagggggcGGCGCTGACCTGCCTGGGGGACggcaaccccccccccacctaCAACTGGACGCG GTTGGACGCGCCGCTGCCCGCCGGGGTGCGGGTGAAGGGGGACACCCTCATCTTCCAGCGGCCGCTGGCCGTGGCCGACGCCGGGGATTACATTTGCCACGTGTCCAACCGCGTGGCTGCCAAGGAGGCGAGAGCCAACGTCAGCATCAGGAGCAGGGTGGCCG ATGATGAGGTGCGGAAGGTGGACCTGGTCTCGGCCtcggtggtggtggtgggcgTCATCGCCGCCGTCCTGCTCtgcgtcctcgtcgtcgtcgtGGTCGTCATGACCCTCTACCACAAGCGCAAGACCAAGCGCATCTCTGAGAAGTA tgaggaggagctgaCCCTCACCCGGGAGAACTCCATCCGCCGCCTGCACTCGAGCCACAGCACGGACACACGCGCCCAG CTGGAGGAGACGCTGCAGCTGCGGGCCGAGAGCCGCCAGGGCAGCCTGCGGGGGGACAGCCTGCGGGGGGACAGCCTGCGCGGCACCAGCATCTGCTCCGCCATG AGCGAGGAGCCCGAGGGCCGCAGTTACTCCACGCTCTCGACCGTGCGGGAGATCGAGACCCAGACCGAGGTCCCGGCGGCGCCGCCGGGGAAGGAgcccaaggaggaggaggaggatggcgGCGGCGAGGACCCCATCAAGCAGGCCATGACCCACTTCGTGCAGGAGAACGGGATGCTCCAGGCCAAGCCCACCACCAACGGCATCTACATCAACGGCCGCGGGCACCTCGTGTGA